The Corynebacterium glaucum genome includes a region encoding these proteins:
- a CDS encoding homoserine dehydrogenase: MSVVSAESNGNYPGKGVGEPVGVAILGKGTVGTGVLRLLSEFSHNLEQRIGGPLEVRGVAVSNVDKHKDAPEAAGLYLTDNALELIERDDVDVVVEVIGGIDYPRELVLKALRAGKSVVTANKALVAAHGSELADAANEAGVDLYYEAAVAAAIPVVGMLRRSLAGDQVQRISGIVNGTTNFILDAMASTGASYEDALAEATRLGYAEADPTADVEGHDAASKAAILASMGFHTRVTFDDVYCEGITGITAEDIAAAAKANQTIKLLAICERLVNEDGTTRAVNARVHPTLVPNEHPLASVDKSYNAIFVEAEAAGRLMFYGNGAGGAPTASAVLGDLVGAARNKIHGGRAPAENPYANYEVVGFEEVETRYHVNMTVNDRVGVLADLARMFSEADVSLSAVRQEESGNEAHLIVVTHKAREKNLHEIVQRLSDHDDVIAVNSVLRLHD, from the coding sequence ATGAGCGTCGTAAGCGCTGAGAGCAACGGCAATTACCCAGGCAAGGGCGTTGGCGAACCGGTTGGTGTCGCCATTCTGGGCAAGGGCACCGTGGGTACCGGCGTGCTGCGCCTGCTCTCGGAGTTCTCGCACAACCTCGAACAACGCATTGGTGGGCCGCTGGAGGTCCGTGGCGTCGCGGTATCGAACGTCGATAAGCATAAGGATGCTCCGGAAGCTGCGGGCCTGTACCTGACTGACAACGCGCTCGAGCTGATCGAGCGAGACGATGTTGACGTGGTTGTCGAGGTCATCGGTGGCATTGATTACCCGCGTGAGCTGGTGCTGAAGGCGCTGCGTGCAGGCAAATCCGTAGTCACGGCGAACAAGGCACTGGTGGCCGCGCACGGTTCGGAGCTTGCCGACGCCGCGAACGAGGCCGGCGTGGACCTCTACTACGAGGCTGCGGTGGCGGCGGCGATTCCTGTGGTGGGCATGCTGCGGCGCTCGTTGGCCGGTGACCAGGTGCAGCGCATCTCCGGCATTGTCAACGGCACAACCAACTTCATCCTGGATGCGATGGCGTCCACGGGCGCGAGCTACGAAGACGCGCTGGCGGAAGCGACGCGACTGGGCTACGCCGAGGCAGACCCGACCGCGGACGTAGAGGGCCACGACGCGGCGTCGAAGGCCGCGATTCTCGCATCCATGGGCTTCCACACCCGCGTGACCTTTGACGATGTCTACTGCGAGGGCATCACTGGCATTACAGCCGAGGACATTGCGGCGGCGGCGAAGGCGAACCAGACCATCAAGCTGTTGGCGATCTGCGAGCGCCTGGTGAACGAGGACGGCACCACCCGTGCCGTGAACGCGCGCGTGCACCCGACGCTGGTGCCCAACGAGCACCCGCTGGCGAGCGTGGACAAGAGCTACAACGCGATCTTCGTCGAGGCCGAGGCCGCCGGGCGCCTCATGTTCTACGGCAACGGTGCCGGTGGCGCGCCGACCGCGTCCGCGGTGCTCGGCGACCTGGTCGGCGCCGCCCGCAACAAGATCCACGGTGGCCGCGCACCAGCGGAAAACCCGTACGCGAACTACGAAGTCGTGGGATTTGAAGAAGTGGAAACCCGCTACCACGTGAATATGACGGTCAACGATCGCGTCGGCGTGCTCGCTGACTTGGCGCGAATGTTCTCCGAGGCCGACGTGTCGCTGTCCGCGGTCCGCCAGGAGGAATCCGGCAACGAGGCCCACCTGATCGTGGTTACGCACAAGGCGCGCGAGAAGAACTTGCATGAGATCGTGCAGCGCTTGAGTGATCACGACGACGTGATCGCCGTGAACTCCGTGCTTCGCCTGCACGACTAG
- the argS gene encoding arginine--tRNA ligase: MTPADLATTVRQVTVDVLRERDLDTTAVPEAVTVERPRNPEHGDYATNVALQVAKKVGMNPRELAQLLAGVLANHPAIDTAEIAGPGFINLRLASDAQGQLVATILEAGEQFGHSKLYDGQVINLEFVSANPTGPIHLGGTRWAAVGDSLGRVLEASGAKVTREYYFNDHGGQIDRFARSLVAAAKGEPTPEDGYGGGYIQDIAQVIVDKHPEALEGDAATVQETFRAEGVELMFAQIKRSLHEFGVDFDVYFHENSLFESGAVDKAVQTLKDNGNLYEAEGAWWLRSTDFGDDKDRVVIKSDGDAAYIAGDIAYVADKFDRGHTLAIYMLGADHHGYIARLRAAAQALGYDANDVEVLIGQMVNLVRDGEAVRMSKRAGTVITLEDLVEAIGVDGARYSLVRSSVDSSLDIDLDLWQKQSSDNPVYYVQYGHARLCSIDRKAAEAGVSVEGANLSLLTHEKEGDLIRTLGEFPAVVKAAAELREPHRIARYAEELASAFHKFYDSCQILPKAGEDPQPIHGARLALAQATRQVLANALGMLGVSAPERM; the protein is encoded by the coding sequence ATGACCCCAGCAGATCTTGCAACAACTGTCAGGCAAGTCACCGTCGATGTGCTGCGCGAGCGCGACCTTGACACCACCGCCGTCCCCGAAGCGGTCACCGTCGAGCGCCCCCGCAACCCCGAGCACGGCGACTACGCCACCAACGTTGCGCTGCAGGTAGCCAAAAAGGTGGGCATGAACCCGCGCGAGCTCGCGCAGTTGCTGGCCGGCGTCTTGGCCAACCACCCGGCCATCGACACCGCCGAGATCGCCGGCCCAGGCTTTATCAACCTCCGCCTGGCCAGCGACGCGCAGGGCCAGCTCGTCGCCACCATCTTGGAAGCAGGGGAGCAGTTCGGGCACTCAAAGCTTTACGACGGCCAGGTGATCAACCTGGAATTTGTCTCAGCGAACCCCACCGGGCCGATCCACCTGGGCGGCACCCGCTGGGCGGCAGTCGGCGATTCGCTCGGCCGTGTGCTCGAGGCATCCGGCGCCAAGGTGACGCGGGAGTACTACTTCAACGACCACGGCGGGCAGATCGATCGCTTCGCTAGGTCCCTGGTTGCTGCTGCCAAGGGCGAGCCGACCCCGGAAGACGGTTACGGCGGTGGGTATATCCAAGACATTGCTCAAGTGATCGTCGATAAGCACCCTGAAGCTCTTGAGGGGGATGCCGCGACGGTGCAGGAAACCTTCCGGGCGGAGGGTGTGGAGCTGATGTTTGCGCAGATCAAGCGCTCGCTGCATGAGTTCGGCGTGGATTTTGACGTGTACTTCCACGAGAACTCGCTGTTTGAGTCGGGTGCGGTGGACAAGGCCGTGCAGACGCTGAAGGACAACGGGAACCTCTATGAGGCGGAGGGCGCGTGGTGGCTGCGCTCGACGGACTTCGGCGATGACAAGGACCGTGTGGTGATTAAGTCGGACGGCGATGCCGCGTACATCGCCGGCGACATTGCGTACGTGGCCGACAAGTTTGACCGCGGCCACACGCTGGCGATTTACATGCTGGGCGCGGACCACCACGGCTACATCGCGCGTCTGCGTGCGGCGGCGCAGGCGCTGGGCTACGACGCGAACGACGTCGAGGTGCTGATCGGCCAGATGGTCAACCTGGTGCGCGACGGCGAGGCCGTGAGGATGTCCAAGCGTGCGGGCACCGTGATCACGCTCGAGGACCTGGTGGAGGCGATCGGCGTGGACGGCGCGCGGTACTCGCTCGTGCGCTCCTCGGTGGACTCCTCGTTGGATATTGACCTGGATCTGTGGCAGAAGCAGTCGAGCGACAACCCGGTGTACTACGTGCAGTACGGCCATGCGCGGCTGTGCTCGATCGACCGCAAGGCCGCTGAAGCGGGCGTCAGCGTTGAAGGCGCAAATCTCTCGCTGCTCACGCACGAGAAAGAAGGCGACCTGATCCGCACACTCGGCGAATTCCCGGCCGTGGTCAAGGCCGCCGCCGAGCTGCGCGAGCCGCACCGCATCGCGCGCTACGCCGAGGAACTGGCCAGCGCCTTCCACAAGTTCTACGACTCGTGCCAGATCCTGCCCAAGGCCGGCGAGGACCCGCAGCCGATCCACGGCGCGCGCCTCGCGCTGGCGCAGGCGACCCGGCAGGTGCTGGCGAACGCGCTGGGCATGCTCGGTGTCAGTGCGCCGGAGCGGATGTAG
- the lysA gene encoding diaminopimelate decarboxylase yields the protein METQFAAQAAIDAFNELPAHVWPRNARRQEDGVVTIAGVPLTEIAEEYGTPVLVVDEDDFRSRCRDMADAFGGPANVHYASKAFLTRHIARWVEEEGLALDVASENELRIALAADFPAERITVHGNNKSATFLQLCLDSRVGHVVIDSHQELAELEALAREAGVTQDVFVRVKPGVDAHTHEFIATSHEDQKFGLSLASGSAYKAAVDAIRSPHLELTGLHAHVGSQVFDAEGFKLAAQRVLALYAQIFKETGVALGYLDLGGGYGIAYTTEELPLDVRAVAADLLSEVQDVADDLGIAAPTVVVEPGRAIAGPSTVTVYAAGVVKDVHTSYTTTRRYIAVDGGMSDNIRPSLYASLYDGRVVNRFAEGEPTQTRLVGSHCESGDILINDAMWPDDIARGDLIALPATGAYCYAMSSNYNAFGRPAVVAVRAGRVKPMVRRETVEDILAREY from the coding sequence ATGGAAACCCAGTTTGCGGCGCAGGCCGCTATTGACGCGTTCAACGAGCTGCCCGCGCACGTGTGGCCGCGCAACGCCCGCCGCCAGGAAGACGGGGTGGTCACCATCGCGGGCGTGCCCCTGACGGAGATCGCCGAGGAATACGGCACGCCGGTCCTGGTGGTGGATGAGGACGACTTCCGCTCGCGCTGCCGCGACATGGCCGACGCGTTCGGTGGGCCCGCCAACGTGCACTACGCCTCGAAGGCGTTTCTGACCCGCCACATCGCGCGCTGGGTTGAAGAAGAAGGCCTGGCGTTGGACGTAGCCAGCGAGAACGAGCTGCGCATCGCGCTCGCCGCGGACTTTCCGGCGGAGCGCATCACGGTGCACGGCAACAACAAGTCGGCGACTTTCTTGCAGCTGTGCCTAGATTCCCGGGTTGGCCACGTGGTCATCGACTCGCACCAGGAACTCGCTGAGCTCGAGGCGCTCGCGCGCGAAGCCGGTGTGACCCAGGACGTCTTCGTCCGCGTGAAGCCGGGCGTGGACGCGCACACGCACGAGTTCATCGCGACCAGCCACGAGGACCAGAAGTTCGGCCTCTCCTTGGCCTCCGGTTCCGCGTACAAAGCGGCGGTCGATGCGATCCGCTCGCCCCACCTTGAGCTGACCGGCCTACACGCCCACGTGGGCTCGCAGGTCTTCGACGCCGAAGGTTTCAAGCTCGCCGCCCAGCGCGTGCTCGCGCTCTACGCCCAGATCTTCAAAGAGACTGGAGTAGCCCTCGGCTACCTTGACCTGGGTGGCGGCTACGGCATCGCCTACACCACCGAGGAGCTGCCGCTGGACGTACGCGCTGTCGCCGCGGATCTGCTCAGCGAGGTTCAAGACGTCGCCGACGACCTCGGCATCGCCGCGCCGACCGTCGTCGTCGAGCCGGGCCGCGCAATCGCCGGCCCATCCACAGTCACGGTCTACGCCGCTGGCGTGGTCAAGGACGTCCACACCTCCTACACCACCACGCGCCGCTACATCGCCGTCGACGGCGGCATGAGCGACAACATTCGCCCCTCGCTGTACGCATCGCTTTACGACGGCCGCGTGGTCAACCGCTTCGCGGAAGGCGAGCCCACCCAGACCAGACTCGTCGGTTCCCACTGCGAATCGGGCGACATCCTGATCAACGACGCGATGTGGCCCGACGACATCGCGCGCGGCGACCTCATCGCACTGCCGGCCACCGGCGCCTACTGCTACGCCATGAGCTCGAACTACAACGCCTTCGGCCGCCCCGCGGTGGTCGCGGTGCGCGCCGGGCGGGTCAAGCCGATGGTGCGCCGCGAGACCGTCGAGGACATTTTGGCCCGCGAATACTAG
- a CDS encoding L-lactate permease, translating to MDQFQVYTDAVGGSVGLSALVSTLPLITFFIMLLGLKARAHTSALVALIVAILVAILGFNMPTAMALSSALRGGLYGLFPIVFTILSAIWFYQITVASGRFEDLRLVFDKMGNGDVRIQAMLIAFCFGGLLEALAGFGAPVAITATMILTLGIPPLKAATIVLLANTAPVAFGAVAIPITTAGEVGGRSLEQTENIAAIVGHQTPFLAFFVPFIIAFLVDGWRGVKETAPAAFVIGLSFGIAQWWTSNFFQYQLTDVVACIVALGAAFVLLRFWTPKGVPELRERLGLEVDGHSAEEINLPANRVWMALLPYAIVVVIFGLANLGTTIPNWLKSFQIKFAWPGIETGKLLNATGGEVKTDYSFAYINNPGTLLIISGLIVAVIYMIWDEDGRYPLTWGQVGKEFGDTAYRMRWSAATIFLVLALAFVMNYSGQTVTIGEFFANLGPAFAFFAPVLGWVGVAVTGSDTSANALFANLQVTAADRLNLNPDLMLAANTTGGVVGKMISPQSLAIAATSVNMEGKESEIFKKVVPWSFAFLLAVCVMVFLQTNILTALAPVVP from the coding sequence ATGGACCAATTCCAGGTGTACACCGACGCGGTCGGAGGCAGCGTCGGGCTCTCAGCACTGGTCTCTACCTTGCCGCTGATCACGTTCTTCATCATGCTGCTGGGCCTCAAAGCCCGCGCGCACACCTCCGCACTCGTCGCGCTGATTGTGGCCATTCTGGTTGCAATTCTCGGCTTCAACATGCCCACGGCCATGGCCTTGTCCTCCGCGCTGCGCGGAGGCCTCTACGGCCTCTTCCCCATCGTCTTCACCATCCTCAGTGCGATCTGGTTCTACCAGATCACCGTGGCCTCCGGCCGCTTCGAAGACCTGCGTTTGGTCTTTGACAAGATGGGCAACGGTGACGTGCGCATCCAGGCGATGCTGATCGCGTTCTGCTTCGGCGGCCTGCTTGAGGCGCTTGCCGGCTTCGGCGCACCGGTGGCAATTACCGCCACCATGATTCTCACCCTGGGCATCCCGCCACTGAAGGCCGCAACCATCGTGCTGTTGGCCAACACCGCACCGGTGGCCTTCGGTGCCGTGGCGATTCCGATCACCACCGCGGGCGAAGTCGGCGGCCGCAGCCTCGAGCAGACCGAGAACATCGCCGCTATCGTCGGCCACCAGACCCCGTTCCTGGCCTTCTTCGTGCCGTTCATCATCGCGTTCCTTGTCGACGGCTGGCGCGGCGTCAAGGAGACCGCCCCGGCGGCCTTCGTCATCGGCCTTTCCTTCGGCATCGCCCAGTGGTGGACCTCGAACTTCTTCCAGTACCAGCTCACCGACGTGGTGGCCTGCATCGTCGCCCTCGGCGCGGCCTTTGTGCTGCTGCGGTTCTGGACCCCGAAGGGCGTGCCGGAACTGCGCGAGCGCCTCGGCCTCGAAGTTGACGGCCACTCTGCCGAAGAGATCAACCTGCCGGCCAACCGCGTGTGGATGGCGCTGCTACCCTACGCCATCGTCGTGGTCATCTTCGGCCTCGCGAACCTGGGCACCACCATCCCGAACTGGCTGAAGAGCTTCCAGATCAAATTCGCCTGGCCGGGCATCGAGACCGGCAAGCTGCTCAACGCCACCGGCGGCGAGGTCAAGACCGACTACTCGTTTGCCTACATCAACAACCCGGGCACCCTGCTGATCATCTCCGGCCTGATCGTGGCCGTGATTTACATGATCTGGGACGAGGACGGCCGCTACCCGCTTACCTGGGGCCAGGTGGGCAAGGAGTTCGGCGACACCGCCTACCGCATGCGCTGGTCTGCAGCGACGATCTTCCTCGTCCTCGCGCTCGCGTTCGTGATGAACTACTCCGGCCAGACCGTGACTATCGGCGAGTTCTTCGCCAACCTCGGCCCGGCATTCGCGTTCTTCGCCCCGGTTCTTGGCTGGGTCGGCGTGGCCGTCACCGGCTCCGACACCTCCGCCAACGCGCTGTTTGCCAACCTGCAGGTCACCGCAGCAGACCGCCTGAACCTCAACCCGGACCTCATGCTCGCGGCCAACACCACCGGTGGTGTCGTGGGCAAGATGATCTCCCCGCAGTCGCTCGCCATCGCCGCAACCTCGGTGAACATGGAGGGCAAGGAGTCCGAGATCTTCAAGAAGGTCGTTCCGTGGTCCTTCGCGTTCCTGCTTGCCGTCTGCGTGATGGTCTTCCTGCAGACCAACATTCTCACCGCACTTGCGCCGGTCGTGCCGTAA
- a CDS encoding lactate utilization protein B, producing MPPHAVGPNHLRGTEKFQKAAHNELDNVTKRRNLNYATTTIRVKRQGAVDELDDWQDLRTAGSTIKQDVAARMPELLEEFERNVTARGGHVHWARDSKEANEIIARLVEETGEKNVVKIKSMATQEIALNEELEKRGIHAQETDLAELIVQLGEDFPSHILVPAIHRNRSEIRDIFVAKMPNTDDTLTDDPQELAEAARVYLREQFMKAKVAISGVNFGVAETGTVSIVESEGNGRMCLTLPETLITVMGIEKLLPKYEDFGVFLQLLPRSSTAERMNPYTSLWTGVSEGDGPKNFHIVLLDNGRTAAMSNEIGREALKCIRCSACLNVCPVYERAGGHSYGSTYPGPIGAILTPQLTGIESGEDPNGTLPFASSLCGRCDEVCPVRIPITDILLELRHQKVKNETPFLESKAFGTISLLWGKPKLWNRAVRMVALGRVLGGFNGEIETMPPPISGWTEYRDVAVPPKKSFRQWWDTDEAQELLAKAREEGIPSREGTPDVDDYLTTPEEFEK from the coding sequence ATGCCGCCGCATGCAGTCGGCCCGAACCACCTGCGTGGCACCGAGAAGTTCCAGAAGGCCGCGCACAACGAGCTCGACAACGTCACCAAGCGCCGCAACCTGAACTACGCCACCACGACCATTCGCGTGAAGCGTCAGGGCGCAGTCGACGAGCTGGATGACTGGCAGGATCTGCGCACCGCAGGCTCCACCATCAAGCAGGATGTCGCAGCCCGCATGCCGGAGCTGCTCGAGGAGTTCGAGCGCAACGTCACCGCTCGCGGCGGCCACGTCCACTGGGCACGTGACTCCAAGGAAGCCAACGAGATCATCGCCCGCCTGGTCGAGGAGACCGGCGAGAAGAACGTGGTCAAGATCAAGTCGATGGCCACCCAGGAAATCGCGCTGAACGAGGAGCTGGAGAAGCGCGGCATCCACGCGCAGGAGACCGACCTGGCGGAGCTCATCGTGCAGCTCGGCGAGGACTTCCCCTCCCACATTCTCGTGCCGGCCATTCACCGCAACCGCTCCGAAATCCGCGATATCTTCGTGGCGAAGATGCCGAACACGGATGACACGCTGACCGACGACCCGCAGGAGCTCGCCGAGGCCGCACGCGTGTACCTGCGCGAGCAGTTCATGAAGGCCAAGGTCGCCATCTCCGGCGTGAACTTCGGTGTCGCAGAGACAGGCACCGTCTCCATCGTGGAGTCCGAGGGCAACGGCCGTATGTGCCTGACCCTGCCGGAGACCCTAATCACCGTCATGGGCATTGAGAAGCTGCTGCCGAAGTACGAAGACTTCGGTGTCTTCCTGCAGCTGCTGCCGCGTTCCTCTACCGCGGAGCGCATGAACCCGTACACCTCGCTGTGGACCGGTGTGAGCGAGGGCGACGGCCCGAAGAACTTCCACATCGTGCTCCTGGACAACGGCCGCACCGCCGCGATGAGCAACGAGATCGGCCGCGAGGCGCTCAAGTGCATCCGCTGCTCCGCGTGCCTGAACGTCTGCCCGGTCTACGAGCGCGCAGGCGGCCACTCCTACGGCTCGACCTACCCGGGCCCGATCGGCGCGATTCTCACCCCGCAGCTCACCGGTATCGAGTCCGGCGAGGACCCGAACGGCACCCTGCCGTTCGCGTCCTCGCTGTGCGGCCGTTGTGACGAGGTGTGCCCGGTGCGCATCCCGATCACCGACATTCTCCTCGAGCTGCGCCACCAAAAGGTCAAGAACGAGACCCCGTTCCTGGAGTCCAAGGCGTTCGGCACAATCAGCCTCCTGTGGGGCAAGCCGAAACTGTGGAACCGCGCTGTGCGCATGGTCGCGCTCGGCCGCGTGCTTGGCGGTTTCAACGGTGAGATCGAAACCATGCCGCCACCGATTTCTGGCTGGACCGAGTACCGCGATGTCGCGGTGCCGCCGAAGAAGTCCTTCCGCCAGTGGTGGGACACCGATGAGGCGCAGGAGCTGCTGGCAAAGGCGCGCGAGGAGGGTATCCCGAGCCGCGAGGGCACCCCTGACGTCGACGACTACCTGACCACCCCGGAGGAGTTCGAGAAGTAA
- a CDS encoding alpha/beta hydrolase, which translates to MESSGTGSFTRSDEWFESEGLRCAATVFRPEGAPGEIPAVVMAHGFGTPRAVALYVYAEEFARNGYAVVVFDYRHFGESKGEPRQLLDTAKQLDDWRRALAYARSLDGTNPDRIIAWGTSFAPHCAQSGATGRE; encoded by the coding sequence ATGGAAAGTTCTGGGACTGGCAGCTTCACACGCAGCGACGAGTGGTTTGAGTCCGAAGGGCTGCGCTGCGCCGCCACAGTATTCCGCCCCGAGGGTGCGCCGGGTGAGATTCCCGCAGTCGTCATGGCCCACGGCTTCGGCACCCCGCGAGCGGTTGCCCTCTACGTGTATGCCGAAGAATTCGCCCGCAATGGCTATGCGGTTGTGGTTTTCGACTACCGGCACTTCGGGGAAAGCAAAGGCGAGCCGCGCCAGCTGTTGGACACCGCTAAGCAACTCGACGATTGGCGCCGCGCGCTGGCTTACGCACGCTCGCTTGACGGGACTAACCCGGACCGAATCATCGCGTGGGGCACGTCGTTCGCTCCGCACTGCGCTCAGAGTGGCGCCACGGGCCGCGAGTGA
- a CDS encoding cadmium resistance transporter, whose amino-acid sequence MILTTVLQAIGLFAATNIDDIIVLSLFFARGAGQGGTTARILAGQYLGFAGILVAAILVTIGAGAFLPPAAIPYFGLIPLGIGLWAAWEAWRGDDDDDDDEAKVAGKKVGVGTVAGVTFANGGDNIGVYTPVFLSVEPLAVVAYCVIFLALVAVLVALAKFVATRPPIAEVLERFENILFPIVLIGLGIVILVSGGAFGL is encoded by the coding sequence ATGATCCTCACCACGGTCTTGCAGGCGATAGGCCTGTTCGCAGCTACCAACATCGACGACATCATCGTGCTCTCCCTCTTCTTCGCGCGAGGGGCAGGCCAGGGCGGCACCACCGCCCGTATTTTGGCCGGCCAGTACCTCGGATTTGCCGGCATCCTCGTCGCCGCGATCCTTGTGACCATCGGCGCCGGAGCATTTCTGCCCCCGGCAGCCATTCCATACTTTGGTCTCATCCCTCTGGGCATCGGCCTCTGGGCCGCATGGGAGGCCTGGCGCGGAGACGATGACGACGATGACGACGAGGCCAAGGTTGCCGGCAAGAAGGTCGGCGTAGGGACAGTCGCAGGCGTCACTTTTGCCAATGGCGGCGACAACATCGGTGTCTACACCCCTGTCTTCCTCAGCGTGGAACCTCTCGCAGTAGTCGCCTACTGCGTTATCTTCCTCGCGCTCGTTGCGGTCTTGGTGGCCCTGGCAAAGTTCGTCGCCACCCGCCCCCCGATCGCGGAAGTGCTCGAACGCTTTGAGAACATCCTCTTCCCCATCGTTCTCATCGGCCTCGGCATCGTGATCCTCGTCAGCGGCGGAGCCTTCGGGCTCTGA
- the cmtR gene encoding Cd(II)/Pb(II)-sensing metalloregulatory transcriptional regulator CmtR yields MLTIASRLDVMNRLGRALADPTRSRIILTLLDHPAYPAELARALDLTRSNVSNHLACLRDCGIVVSEPEGRRTRYEIADPHLAQALTTLVDATLAVDEDAPCIDPACSLPGCNVAGVGA; encoded by the coding sequence ATGCTGACTATTGCTTCGCGTCTCGACGTGATGAACCGCCTGGGTCGTGCACTGGCCGACCCCACTCGATCCCGAATCATCTTGACTCTGCTCGACCATCCCGCTTACCCGGCAGAACTGGCTCGAGCTCTGGACCTGACACGCTCGAATGTGTCCAACCACCTGGCATGCCTGCGCGATTGTGGGATCGTCGTCTCCGAGCCCGAGGGTCGTCGGACACGATACGAGATCGCCGATCCGCACTTGGCGCAGGCGCTGACGACATTGGTCGATGCCACCTTGGCAGTAGACGAAGACGCCCCGTGTATCGATCCCGCCTGCTCGCTTCCCGGATGCAACGTAGCTGGGGTGGGCGCATGA
- a CDS encoding (Fe-S)-binding protein: MRVALFSTCIGDALFPDAHKASALVLSRLGYEVVFPEGQTCCGQMHVNTGYQEQAVPIIESYVDAFSDPSIDYVIVPSGSCTGAVREQHVRIADRYGSKALADGAEQTAKKTYDLSEFIVDVAGTYDVGAFFPHRVTYHSSCHSRRFIKVGERPKDLLRAVEGLELVDLPNEEECCGFGGTFAVKMSEVSAAMVSDKARHIKETKAEYVTAGDSSCLMNIAGAMSRQHNGVRALHMAEILASTKENPWTPTKAAYSKEKML, encoded by the coding sequence ATGCGAGTAGCGCTGTTTTCTACTTGTATCGGTGATGCCCTCTTCCCCGACGCACACAAAGCTTCCGCGCTTGTGCTCTCGCGTCTTGGTTACGAGGTTGTCTTCCCCGAAGGCCAAACTTGCTGCGGCCAGATGCATGTCAACACCGGCTACCAAGAGCAGGCCGTGCCGATCATCGAGTCCTACGTCGACGCGTTCTCCGATCCCTCGATCGACTACGTGATCGTCCCCTCCGGTTCGTGCACGGGTGCGGTTCGCGAGCAGCACGTGCGCATCGCGGATCGTTACGGGAGCAAGGCGCTTGCCGACGGCGCGGAGCAGACCGCCAAGAAGACCTACGATCTGTCCGAATTCATCGTGGACGTCGCCGGCACCTACGACGTGGGAGCCTTCTTCCCGCACCGCGTGACCTACCACTCCTCCTGCCACTCCCGCCGCTTTATCAAGGTCGGCGAGCGCCCGAAGGACCTGCTGCGCGCAGTCGAGGGCCTCGAGCTGGTGGATCTTCCCAACGAGGAAGAGTGCTGCGGCTTCGGCGGCACCTTCGCGGTGAAGATGAGCGAAGTTTCCGCGGCGATGGTGTCCGACAAGGCTCGCCACATCAAGGAAACTAAGGCCGAGTACGTCACCGCCGGTGACTCCTCCTGCCTGATGAACATTGCGGGTGCCATGAGCCGCCAGCACAATGGTGTTCGCGCGCTGCACATGGCTGAGATCCTGGCGTCGACCAAGGAAAACCCGTGGACGCCGACGAAGGCCGCGTACTCGAAGGAGAAAATGCTGTGA
- a CDS encoding LutC/YkgG family protein, which translates to MLTRIRNAQKLSDAPSSVEVIREYRTTSDLGTEELRELLIDRLVDYGATVVETTEADLGKDIAKILAERGSKEIVYAPELDSKLFDDFDGTARADDPASDPRELGDVVAVTDSHVTCAQTGTIVLEADGVCGRRSLSLVPDRHVVFVRPDSVVYGVPEMIARLDPLKPATMISGGSATSDIELVRVEGVHGPRDLIVMIIK; encoded by the coding sequence ATGCTCACCCGCATCCGTAACGCGCAGAAGCTGTCGGACGCCCCGTCGAGCGTCGAGGTGATCCGCGAGTACCGCACGACTTCCGACTTGGGCACCGAGGAGCTGCGCGAGCTGCTCATCGACCGCCTCGTCGACTACGGCGCGACCGTCGTGGAGACCACCGAGGCCGACCTTGGCAAGGACATCGCCAAGATCCTCGCCGAGCGCGGCTCCAAGGAGATCGTCTACGCTCCGGAGCTCGACTCGAAGCTTTTCGACGACTTCGATGGCACCGCCCGTGCCGACGACCCGGCGAGCGACCCGCGTGAGCTCGGTGACGTCGTCGCCGTAACCGACTCGCACGTCACCTGCGCACAGACCGGCACCATCGTGCTCGAGGCAGATGGTGTTTGCGGCCGCCGTTCGCTGTCGCTAGTCCCCGACCGCCACGTCGTGTTCGTACGCCCGGACTCGGTTGTCTACGGCGTGCCCGAGATGATTGCCCGTCTGGACCCGCTGAAGCCCGCCACGATGATCTCCGGCGGCTCTGCAACCTCCGACATTGAGCTGGTGCGCGTGGAAGGTGTCCACGGCCCACGCGACCTGATCGTCATGATCATCAAGTAA